In Zerene cesonia ecotype Mississippi chromosome 18, Zerene_cesonia_1.1, whole genome shotgun sequence, the following are encoded in one genomic region:
- the LOC119834128 gene encoding acetyl-CoA acetyltransferase, mitochondrial isoform X1 produces MIFSNGSRIINIKMRAMNKIYTAMATYSTKVSLNEVVIASAVRTPMGSFRGSLANLSATELGAVAVKAAIERAGVPKEEIKEVYMGNVCSGYLGQAPARQAVIFAGLPKSTICTTVNKVCASGMKSVMLAAQGLQTGAQDIMLAGGMESMSNVPFYLKRGDTTYGGMQLVDGIVFDGLTDVYNKFHMGNCAENTAKKLEITREQQDEYAINSYKRSAAAYEAKAFADELVPVPVPQKRGAPPVMFSEDEEYKRVNFEKFTKLATVFQKDNGTVTAGNASTLNDGAAALVLMTAEAAQRLNVKPIARVVGFADGECDPIDFPIAPAIAIPKLLEKTGVSKDDVALWEINEAFSTVAVANQKLLGLDPAKVNVHGGAVSLGHPIGMSGARIVVHLCHALKKGEKGVASICNGGGGASSIMIEKL; encoded by the exons ATATATACTGCTATGGCGACTTATTCTACTAAAGTTTCGCTGAATGAAGTGGTAATTGCATCAGCAGTAAGGACTCCAATGGGATCCTTTAGAGGAAGTCTAGCTAATCTTTCTGCTACGGAATTGGGGGCTGTTGCTGTTAAAGCAGCAATCGAAAGAGCCGGCGTTCCTAAAGAAGAAATCAAAGAG gtttataTGGGCAATGTGTGCTCGGGATATTTAGGCCAAGCTCCAGCAAGACAGGCTGTCATATTTGCAGGTCTACCAAAAAGCACAATTTGCACTACAGTGAATAAAGTATGTGCATCAGGAATGAAATCAGTAATGCTAGCTGCACAAGGTCTACAAACTGGTGCTCAAGATATTATGTTGGCAGGAGGTATGGAATCTATGTCAAACGTCCCCTTCTATTTAAAGAGAGGTGACACTACATATGGTGGTATGCAATTAGTTGATGGTATTGTGTTTGATGGTCTAACtgatgtgtataataaattccaCATGGGTAACTGTGCAGAGAATACAGCTAAGAAATTAGAGATAACAAGAGAACAACAGGATGAATATGCTATTAACAGTTACAAACGCAGTGCAGCTGCCTATGAGGCTAAGGCATTTGCCGATGAATTAGTACCAGTGCCAGTGCCACAGAAAAGAGGTGCACCACCAGTAATGTTTTCTGAAGATGAAGAATATAAGAGAGTTAACTTTGAAAAATTTACTAAACTTGCAACTGTTTTCCAAAAAGACAATGGTACAGTCACAGCTGGAAACGCTTCAACGTTAAATGATGGTGCTGCAGCTTTAGTATTAATGACAGCTGAAGCAGCTCAGAGATTGAATGTAAAGCCCATCGCAAGAGTTGTTGGATTTGCAGATGGAGAATGTGATCCTATTGATTTTCCAATTGCCCCTGCTATTGCTATCCCTAAACTCTTAGAAAAGACTGGTGTCAGTAAAGATGATGTAGCCCTTTGGGAGATCAATGAAGCCTTCAGTACAGTAGCTGTAGctaatcaaaaattattaggGCTAGACCCGGCCAAGGTGAATGTACATGGTGGTGCAGTAAGTCTGGGTCACCCCATTGGTATGTCTGGAGCAAGAATTGTGGTTCATTTGTGCCATGCATTGAAGAAGGGTGAAAAAGGTGTAGCATCTATTTGTAATGGAGGAGGTGGTGCATCATCTATTATGattgaaaaattgtaa
- the LOC119834128 gene encoding acetyl-CoA acetyltransferase, mitochondrial isoform X2 has protein sequence MATYSTKVSLNEVVIASAVRTPMGSFRGSLANLSATELGAVAVKAAIERAGVPKEEIKEVYMGNVCSGYLGQAPARQAVIFAGLPKSTICTTVNKVCASGMKSVMLAAQGLQTGAQDIMLAGGMESMSNVPFYLKRGDTTYGGMQLVDGIVFDGLTDVYNKFHMGNCAENTAKKLEITREQQDEYAINSYKRSAAAYEAKAFADELVPVPVPQKRGAPPVMFSEDEEYKRVNFEKFTKLATVFQKDNGTVTAGNASTLNDGAAALVLMTAEAAQRLNVKPIARVVGFADGECDPIDFPIAPAIAIPKLLEKTGVSKDDVALWEINEAFSTVAVANQKLLGLDPAKVNVHGGAVSLGHPIGMSGARIVVHLCHALKKGEKGVASICNGGGGASSIMIEKL, from the exons ATGGCGACTTATTCTACTAAAGTTTCGCTGAATGAAGTGGTAATTGCATCAGCAGTAAGGACTCCAATGGGATCCTTTAGAGGAAGTCTAGCTAATCTTTCTGCTACGGAATTGGGGGCTGTTGCTGTTAAAGCAGCAATCGAAAGAGCCGGCGTTCCTAAAGAAGAAATCAAAGAG gtttataTGGGCAATGTGTGCTCGGGATATTTAGGCCAAGCTCCAGCAAGACAGGCTGTCATATTTGCAGGTCTACCAAAAAGCACAATTTGCACTACAGTGAATAAAGTATGTGCATCAGGAATGAAATCAGTAATGCTAGCTGCACAAGGTCTACAAACTGGTGCTCAAGATATTATGTTGGCAGGAGGTATGGAATCTATGTCAAACGTCCCCTTCTATTTAAAGAGAGGTGACACTACATATGGTGGTATGCAATTAGTTGATGGTATTGTGTTTGATGGTCTAACtgatgtgtataataaattccaCATGGGTAACTGTGCAGAGAATACAGCTAAGAAATTAGAGATAACAAGAGAACAACAGGATGAATATGCTATTAACAGTTACAAACGCAGTGCAGCTGCCTATGAGGCTAAGGCATTTGCCGATGAATTAGTACCAGTGCCAGTGCCACAGAAAAGAGGTGCACCACCAGTAATGTTTTCTGAAGATGAAGAATATAAGAGAGTTAACTTTGAAAAATTTACTAAACTTGCAACTGTTTTCCAAAAAGACAATGGTACAGTCACAGCTGGAAACGCTTCAACGTTAAATGATGGTGCTGCAGCTTTAGTATTAATGACAGCTGAAGCAGCTCAGAGATTGAATGTAAAGCCCATCGCAAGAGTTGTTGGATTTGCAGATGGAGAATGTGATCCTATTGATTTTCCAATTGCCCCTGCTATTGCTATCCCTAAACTCTTAGAAAAGACTGGTGTCAGTAAAGATGATGTAGCCCTTTGGGAGATCAATGAAGCCTTCAGTACAGTAGCTGTAGctaatcaaaaattattaggGCTAGACCCGGCCAAGGTGAATGTACATGGTGGTGCAGTAAGTCTGGGTCACCCCATTGGTATGTCTGGAGCAAGAATTGTGGTTCATTTGTGCCATGCATTGAAGAAGGGTGAAAAAGGTGTAGCATCTATTTGTAATGGAGGAGGTGGTGCATCATCTATTATGattgaaaaattgtaa